A single genomic interval of Spinacia oleracea cultivar Varoflay chromosome 6, BTI_SOV_V1, whole genome shotgun sequence harbors:
- the LOC110784966 gene encoding PI-PLC X domain-containing protein At5g67130 translates to MMIIPNNLLSLVTLLSIILHNAALISASCYNKQCKVLESCSRNSDCGAGLYCSQCRYPRPRFSGSKCVRSTATNQFKLVNNSMPFNKYAFLTTHNSFAIDGERHNTKAPRVTFRNQEDSITAQLHNGVRALMLDTYDYKGDVWLCHSFKGRCHSYTAFERAIYTFKEISAFMTSNPLEIITLILEDYVKTPKGLTKKFEESGLRKYWFPASNMPKNGNDWPLVSHMIAKNQRLVVFTSDRTKEASEGIAYQWNYMVENQFGSTGMEPGRCPKRKESSPLNDHSKSLVLVNHFKTVPLKLTACEHNSRELVEMLKTCYAAAGNRWANFVAVDYYKRSAGGGVFEAVDVLNGELLCGSPNIHSCVAKPPR, encoded by the exons ATGATGATTATTCCAAATAATTTGCTTTCATTAGTCACTCTGTTATCAATCATCTTACACAATGCTGCTCTTATCTCTGCTTCTTGCTATAATAAACAATGCAAG GTGCTGGAAAGTTGCTCTAGAAATTCAGATTGTGGTGCTGGATTGTACTGTTCCCAATGTCGATATCCAAGGCCAAGATTCAGTGGTTCAAAATGTGTTAGATCAACTGCCACTAATCAATTCAAACTAGTG AATAACTCTATGCCTTTCAACAAATATGCATTTTTAACTACTCACAACTCCTTTGCCATTGATGGAGAGCGCCACAACACCAAAGCTCCTAGAGTAACCTTCAGGAATCAAGAAGATAGCATCACAGCACAACTACAT AATGGTGTTCGAGCCCTGATGCTGGATACGTATGACTATAAAGGAGATGTATGGTTGTGTCATTCTTTTAAAGGCCGATGCCACTCCTATACAGCATTT GAACGTGCCATCTATACATTCAAGGAGATTTCAGCATTCATGACATCAAATCCATTAGAAATTATAACACTTATCTTAGAAGACTATGTTAAGACACCAAAGGGTTTGACAAAAAAATTCGAGGAATCAGGCTTAAGGAAGTATTGGTTCCCTGCCTCAAATATGCCCAAGAATGGCAATGATTGGCCCTTGGTTAGCCATATGATTGCCAAAAATCAGAGACTTGTTGTATTCACCTCCGATAGGACCAAGGAAGCAAGCGAGGGCATTGCTTACCAGTGGAATTACATGGTTGAGAACCAAT TTGGAAGTACGGGAATGGAACCGGGAAGGTGTCCAAAGCGTAAGGAGTCGTCTCCATTGAATGATCATTCTAAATCTTTGGTATTAGTAAATCACTTCAAAACAGTTCCCTTGAAGCTAACAGCATGTGAGCACAACTCCAGAGAACTGGTTGAGATGCTAAAAACTTGCTATGCTGCTGCTGGTAACCGTTGGGCTAACTTTGTAGCTGTCGACTACTACAAG AGGAGTGCTGGCGGAGGGGTGTTTGAAGCGGTTGATGTCCTGAATGGAGAGCTGCTATGTGGTTCCCCTAACATTCATTCGTGTGTG GCAAAACCACCAAGGTGA
- the LOC110784962 gene encoding uncharacterized protein, translated as MKRLLEYGKLAMFYVRVLSGYEERRIRSFRLQLEQRLRSAQEKKEAARKIPEQIMLSEVRRMVEEMQNVNKRLEEMEADINEYFKPIDKEVGVIMDMQMEKEKAKMEMMGSVYKQALIDKAETQEGGDVNSANQANKETLSAIFKQALLEKAEAEVAAEMNSSQKQTKSDSLSQQSQ; from the exons ATGAAGAGGCTATTGGAATACGGGAAATTAGCAATGTTCTATGTTCGAGTTCTCTCTGGTTATGAAGAGCGTCGCATTCGATCTTTCAGATTGCAGCTTGAGCAACGTCTTCGATCT gcacaagaaaagaaagaggCTGCAAGAAAGATTCCCGAACAAATTATGTTGTCCGAAGTCCGAAGAATGGTAGAAGAAATGCAAAATGTGAATAAGAGGTTGGAAGAGATG GAAGCTGATATAAATGAGTATTTCAAGCCAATCGACAAGGAAGTGGGGGTTATTATGGATATGCAGATGGAAAAAGAGAAAGCAAAGATGGAAATGATGGGTTCCGTGTATAAACAGGCGCTGATTGATAAAGCTGAAACACAGGAAGGTGGAGATGTAAACAGTGCCAACCAAGCTAATAAGGAGACATTGAGTGCCATCTTCAAACaggctctgcttgagaaagctGAGGCAGAGGTGGCCGCCGAAATGAACTCCtcacaaaaacaaacaaaatcagACTCTCTTTCTCAACAAAGTCAATAA
- the LOC110784961 gene encoding ubiquitin-conjugating enzyme E2 5, with translation MSSPSKRREMDLMKLMMSDYKVEMINDGMQEFYVEFHGPPESPYQGGAWKIRVELPDAYPYKSPSIGFINKIYHPNVDEMSGSVCLDVINQTWSPMFDLVNVFEVFLPQLLLYPNPSDPLNGEAAALMMRDKAVYEQRVKEYCEKYAKPEDIGAAQEDEKSSEEELSEDGYASSDGDDEVVGKADP, from the exons atgtcTTCTCCTAGCAAGCGCCGAGAAATGGACTTGATGAAACT GATGATGAGTGATTATAAGGTGGAGATGATCAATGATGGCATGCAAGAATTTTATGTCGAATTTCATGGACCCCCTGAAA GTCCATATCAGGGAGGTGCTTGGAAGATAAGGGTGGAGCTTCCAGATGCCTATCCATACAAGTCTCCTTCCATTGGTTTTATTAACAAGATATATCACCCCAATGTCGATGAAAT GTCGGGCTCGGTTTGTTTGGATGTTATCAATCAGACATGGAGCCCTATGTTTG ATTTAGTAAATGTTTTTGAAGTGTTTCTGCCTCAGCTTCTGTTGTATCCCAATCCATCAGATCCCTTGAACGGGGAGGCCGCAGCCTTGATGATGCGTGATAAAGCTGTTTACGAGCAGAGGGTGAAAG AATACTGTGAGAAATACGCGAAGCCAGAAGATATCGGTGCAGCACAGGAGGATGAAAAATCTAGCGAGGAGGAGCTGAGTGAAGATGGTTATGCATCGAGTGACGGAGATGATGAAGTGGTTGGCAAAGCTGACCCTTGA
- the LOC110784963 gene encoding uncharacterized protein, which produces MMNQPGMQKNTLYVGGLAEEVNEGILHAAFIPFGEIKDVKTPLDQATQKHRSFGFVTFLEREDAAAAMDNMDGAELYGRVLTVNYALPEKIKGGEQGWAAQPIWADADTWFERQQMEEEMQRLQAENLASAEAAEELHRKKMAEEREGEKDDDPMAKAEAEVLQQNQS; this is translated from the exons ATGATGAATCAACCAGGAATGCAGAAGAACACACTATACGTAGGAGGATTAGCAGAGGAAGTTAATGAAGGAATCCTTCATGCTGCATTCATTCCTTTTGGGGAAATCAAAGATGTGAAAACCCCACTTGACCAAGCTACTCAGAAGCACAGATCCTTCGGTTTCGTCACTTTTTTGGAGAGAGAAGATGCTGCTGCTGCCATGGATAATATGGATGGTGCTGAACTTTATGGCCGTGTTCTCACTGTTAATTACGCTCTTCCTGAGAAAATTAAGGGTGGTGAACAAGGCTGGGCTGCTCAACCTA TTTGGGCGGATGCTGATACATGGTTTGAGAGGCAGCAGATGGAAGAAGAAATGCAGCGTCTCCAAGCTGAAAATCTAGCTTCAGCAGAAGCAGCTGAAGAGTTGCACAGAAAGAAAATGGCCGAGGAGCGTGAAGGGGAAAAAGATGATGACCCCATGGCTAAGGCTGAAGCAGAGGTTCTACAACAAAATCAGAGCTGA
- the LOC130463960 gene encoding F-box protein PP2-B10-like encodes MDGLPVECIATIISLTNPRDACCFASISRTFNSAANSDLVWDRFLPSDYRNILAQFDGGDHHQSLLDSSTSKKHLYMNLVDTPLLIDGGMMIFWVEKSTGKKCYTISAMKLHIHCSSRYNCRVESNYVPKSRFSEVVRVMNVQRINELGERIRTSMLSPNTKYTVYFVFRVENYSWNPRFQDPLRVKVEKFSPYEIKAVRGKVYVDRPDPKRAAMLKKNVVTCYSYLDKMGAEEEEEDSVKLPEKRRDGWMEVEMGEVIINEEEEEEEENYVLFSISTNPIYSRNESHLVVQGIEIRPTNRRCNQSKSSVGQRWLCDTNLLLSYMLDKIGNFF; translated from the exons ATGGACGGGCTACCGGTAGAATGTATTGCAACCATAATTTCCTTGACAAATCCTCGTGATGCTTGCTGCTTTGCTTCCATATCTAGAACCTTTAATTCTGCTGCTAATTCCGATCTTGTATGGGACCGTTTTCTGCCGTCCGATTACAGAAACATACTCGCCCAATTTGACGGTGGTGATCATCATCAGTCACTATTAGATTCATCTACCTCCAAGAAGCACCTCTATATGAATCTCGTTGATACTCCTCTCCTCATCGACGGGGGTATGATG ATCTTTTGGGTGGAGAAATCAACGGGTAAAAAATGTTACACTATTTCTGCAATGAAGTTACATATACATTGTTCTTCACGATATAACTGCCGAGTGGAGTCGAATTATGTGCCCAAGTCGAG GTTTTCCGAAGTAGTAAGGGTTATGAATGTTCAGCGGATAAATGAATTGGGAGAGAGAATAAGAACGTCCATGTTATCTCCAAACACAAAATACACCGTTTACTTTGTCTTCCGGGTTGAAAATTATAGTTGGAACCCGAGATTCCAAGATCCGTTACGGGTTAAAGTTGAAAAATTCAGTCCATACGAAATCAAAGCGGTGAGGGGGAAGGTGTATGTTGACCGTCCTGATCCCAAGCGTGCGGCTATGTTGAAGAAAAACGTGGTGACGTGTTATTCTTATTTGGATAAAATGGGggcagaagaagaagaagaagatagtGTAAAGCTTCCAGAGAAGCGGCGAGATGGGTGGATGGAGGTGGAAATGGGGGAAGTAATTATtaacgaagaagaagaagaagaagaagaaaattatgTCTTGTTTTCAATTTCGACTAATCCAATCTATTCGAGGAATGAAAGTCATTTGGTTGTTCAAGGAATTGAGATTAGGCCGACTAATCGCAGGTGTAACCAAAGTAAAAGTTCTGTCGGACAACGGTGGTTATGCGACACTAATTTACTACTCTCTTACATGCTagacaaaataggaaacttTTTCTAA
- the LOC110784922 gene encoding cytochrome b5, with product MPTLTKLFSMEEAAQHNTKDDCWVVIDGKVYDVSSYLDDHPGGDDVLLSATGKDAKEEFEDAGHSQDARDEMEKYFVGELIPSDETTPEPVQEKVGTIQKIKDLSLQYWAAPVAIIGISIVVGFLYLRKK from the exons atgcCAACTCTGACGAAACTCTTCAGTATGGAAGAAGCTGCTCAGCACAACACCAAAGATGATTGTTGGGTAGTCATTGATGGCAAG GTGTATGACGTGTCATCTTATCTCGACGATCATCCCGGTGGAGATGACGTGCTTCTATCTGCAACTG GGAAAGACGCAAAAGAAGAATTTGAAGATGCTGGACATAGTCAAGATGCGAGGGATGAAATGGAGAAGTATTTTGTTGGGGAACTAATCCCATCTGATGAAACTACTCCTGAACCTGTGCAAGAAAAAGTGGGTACCATTCAGAAGATCAAGGATTTGTCTCTGCAATACTGGGCAGCTCCTGTTGCAATCATTGGCATCTCCATTGTAGTTGGCTTCCTTTACTTGCGTAAGAAGTAG